Proteins encoded together in one Impatiens glandulifera chromosome 1, dImpGla2.1, whole genome shotgun sequence window:
- the LOC124921376 gene encoding 26S proteasome non-ATPase regulatory subunit 4 homolog: MVLEATMICIDNSEWMRNGDYSPTRFQAQADTVNLICGAKTQSNPENTVGVMTMAGKGPRVLVTPTSDLGKILACMHGLEVGGECNLASGIQVAQLALKHRQNKKQQQRIIVFVGSPVNYDKKVLEMIGRKLKKNSVALDIVNFGEEDEAKTEKLEALVASVNNNDSSHIVHVPAGPNALSDVLISTPIFTGDGEGGSGFAAAAAAAAAGGVSGFDFGVDPNLDPELALALRVSMEEERARQEAAAKKAAEEATKQEKGEQSTSQDATMSESESDNKADLMDDENALLQQALAMSMDDPVASTVDTDMSEAAGMDQDLALALQLSVQDSTTEQSSETDMSKLLADQSFVSSILASLPGVDPNDPSVKDLLASMQTPPPTTSDEKKDEDKSSNDEDKK, from the exons ATGGTTCTCGAG GCGACGATGATATGCATTGATAATTCCGAATGGATGCGAAACGGAGATTATTCTCCCACCAGATTTCAGGCTCAAGCGGACACAGTCAATCTTATCTGCGGAGCCAAAACCCAG TCTAATCCGGAGAATACTGTTGGAGTTATGACGATGGCAGGCAAAGGACCTCGTGTCTTGGTTACTCCCACCAGCGATCTTGGAAAAATCTTGGCTTGTATGCATG GCCTAGAAGTAGGTGGTGAGTGCAACTTAGCTTCTGGAATCCAGGTGGCTCAATTGGCTCTTAAGCATCGCCAGAACAAGAAGCAGCAACAAAGAATTATAGTATTTGTGGGGAG TCCTGTAAACTATGACAAGAAGGTTTTAGAGATGATTGGGAGGAAGTTAAAGAAGAATAGCGTTGCTCTTGATATTGTTAATTTTGGTGAAGAGGATGAGGCAAAAACTGAAAAGCTAGAGGCCCTTGTTGCTAGTGTGAACAATAATGATAGCAGTCACATTGTTCATGTTCCTGCAGGACCAAATGCTCTGTCTGATGTATTAATAAG TACACCGATATTTACTGGAGATGGGGAAGGTGGTAGTGGatttgctgctgctgctgcagcTGCCGCAGCTGGCGGTGTATCTGGCTTTGATTTTGGGGTGGACCCAAATCTGGATCCAGAACTGGCTCTTGCCCTCAGGGTGTCAATGGAGGAAGAAAGGGCAAGGCAAGAAGCAGCTGCAAAGAAGGCTGCAGAGGAAGCAACTAAACAGGAAAAAGGAGAGCAATCTACATCTCAGGATGCAACAATGTCTGAAAGTGAATCTGATAATAAGGCTGACTTGATG GATGATGAGAATGCCTTGCTGCAGCAGGCCCTTGCTATGTCAATGGACGACCCTGTTGCTTCCACGGTGGATACAGATATGTCTGAGGCAGCTGGAATGGATCAAGACTTGGCGCTTG CTCTGCAGTTATCTGTGCAGGATAGCACAACAGAGCAATCAAGTGAGACGGACATGAGTAAGCTGTTGGCAGACCAGTCCTTTGTGTCGTCAATCCTTGCTTCG CTTCCAGGTGTTGATCCAAATGACCCTTCTGTCAAGGATCTACTTGCCTCCATGCAAACTCCTCCTCCTACTACTAGTGAT gagaagaaagatgaagacAAGTCTTCTAATGATGAAGACAAGAAATGA
- the LOC124920696 gene encoding uncharacterized protein LOC124920696, which translates to MEGQAAANLTLPEALLDFLDDNGIDSSIYKLNDSIPRYIRLKPGRESLIKEIETEINHELKGVDWLPNFFSLPPDVQIAKTKAYKEGKIYGIDAASGAAVSALSISPGDHILDLCSAPGAKLCMMLDLLGGSGSVTGVDVARHRLAACRTMLLKYGIGDHCRLFVANGTKFSLPPVVRTVHTGEPQVEEPQIVYKEWSLKKRPWKERKRINKAMSLGTSLINLGTENPELMFYGQHSGIVGLTENQLYQAVDDDDLMFYGYDKVLVDAECTHDGSIKHIQKFEQWGWQTFQNRVLDAERTDELSVLQLGLLTNGFRLLKAGGYLIYSTCSLTIAQNEDVVERFLLQNASAKLVEIDASSNWPCRIGYIGKTIRFDPTTSRTSGLFIAKFTKLKIRMQVHLFY; encoded by the exons ATGGAAGGCCAGGCAGCAGCCAATTTAACTTTGCCGGAGGCGCTTCTTGATTTTCTTGACGACAATGGGATTGACTCttcaatttataaacttaaCGATTCCATTCCTCGCTATATAAG GCTAAAGCCTGGCAGAGAGTCTCTAATTAAAGAGATTGAAACCGAGATCAATCATGAACTAAAGGGTGTGGATTGGTTACCTAATTTCTTTTCACTTCCTCCTGATGTTCAGATTGCCAAAACAAAGGCATAtaaagaaggaaag ATATATGGGATTGATGCTGCTTCTGGAGCTGCTGTTTCAGCTTTGAGTATCTCACCTGGAGATCACATCCTTGATCTCTGTTCTGCTCCTG GTGCTAAACTTTGTATGATGCTAGATTTACTTGGTGGGTCGGGTAGTGTAACAGGTGTTGATGTGGCTAGACATCGTTTAGCTGCTTGTCGAACTATGTTGCTGAAATATGGTATTGGTGATCATTGTCGTCTATTTGTTGCTAATGGTACAAAGTTTTCCCTTCCTCCTGTTGTCAGGACGGTTCATACAG GCGAACCTCAAGTTGAAGAACCACAAATTGTCTATAAGGAGTGGTCACTAAAGAAGAGACCTTGGAAAGAAAGGAAACGAATTAATAAAGCAATGTCACTAGGAACATCGTTAATCAATTTAGGAACCGAAAATCCAGAGCTCATGTTCTATGGTCAGCATTCTGGCATAGTCGGTCTGACTGAAAATCAGTTGTATCAAGCTGTAGATGACGATGATCTTATGTTTTATGGCTATGACAag gtCCTTGTGGATGCAGAGTGCACTCACGATGGATCGATTAAACATATCCAGAAGTTTGAACAGTGGGGATGGCAAACTTTCCAAAACCGAGTTCTGGATGCAGAGAGAACAGACGAATTGTCTGTCCTTCAG TTAGGACTCCTGACCAATGGTTTTAGATTGCTCAAAGCTGGAGGGTATCTCATCTACAGCACTTGCAG TTTGACAATTGCTCAGAATGAGGATGTGGTGGAGCGGTTTCTCTTGCAGAATGCTTCTGCCA AATTAGTGGAGATAGATGCTTCCAGTAACTGGCCTTGCAGAATCGGTTATATAGGAAAGACGATACGATTTGATCCCACAACATCAAGAACAAGTGGGCTTTTCATTGCCAAGTTCACAAAATTGAAAATCCGAATGCaggttcatttattttattaa
- the LOC124920816 gene encoding thaumatin-like protein 1, translating to MGISKDLIFLLLLLIFFSKDVSSATFTFLNKCDFTVWPGILGNSGLDTTGFQLQKGHSRSLEAPPGWSGRFWGRTGCNFDGSGKGSCSTGDCGSGQIECNGSGATPPATLAEFTLGSGSPDYYDVSLVDGFNLPMIIETSGNGGCENTGCGANINTQCPTELQSENGDACRSACEAFGTPEYCCSGAFSSPATCSPSAYSQMFKAACPKSYSYAYDDASSTFTCTDTDYIITFCPFSQRTTSHDTRKGGFGGGSWLVDLAIGESSLVQPCFLLQTTLFLVTITSIMSLGRHFNYRF from the exons ATGGGTATCTCCAAAGATTTGATTTTTCTACTTCTTTTACTTATCTTCTTCTCTAAag ATGTTTCAAGTGCTACATTTACATTTTTGAACAAATGTGATTTCACAGTATGGCCCGGAATTCTAGGCAATTCGGGTCTCGACACAACCGGTTTCCAGCTCCAAAAGGGTCATTCCCGTTCTCTCGAAGCTCCACCCGGCTGGTCTGGTCGTTTCTGGGGTCGAACCGGTTGCAATTTTGACGGTTCGGGTAAGGGTTCATGCTCAACTGGTGACTGTGGATCCGGACAGATTGAGTGCAACGGATCCGGTGCAACCCCACCCGCTACTCTAGCAGAATTCACCCTCGGGTCGGGCTCTCCAGATTACTACGACGTAAGTCTCGTCGACGGTTTCAACCTTCCGATGATTATCGAAACCAGCGGCAACGGTGGTTGCGAGAATACGGGTTGTGGGGCGAATATTAACACACAATGCCCGACCGAGCTCCAGAGTGAAAACGGGGACGCGTGTAGGAGCGCGTGTGAGGCGTTTGGGACGCCGGAATACTGCTGTAGCGGCGCGTTTAGTTCTCCGGCGACATGCTCGCCGTCGGCGTACTCTCAGATGTTTAAGGCCGCCTGTCCTAAGTCTTATAGTTATGCATATGATGATGCCTCTAGCACTTTTACATGCACCGACACAGATTACATTATTACATTTTGCCCATTTAGCCAAAg gaCAACATCGCACGATACTCGAAAAGGCGGATTTGGTGGTGGGTCATGGTTAGTGGATCTTGCCATAGGGGAATCGTCCTTAGTACAACCTTGTTTTCTTCTTCAAACAACATTGTTTTTAGTGACAATCACGTCTATTATGTCCTTGGGGAGACACTTCAATTATCGGTTTTAG
- the LOC124920048 gene encoding protein FREE1-like — MNQSDAASSPFYQYYNNSHLHNPNPNPTTPTTDAHMNSNSSSSFPATFASAPPFSSSFAPSDHHHQQSPYSSSSSSAPAYPPQYAPPDHASFHPNPTSHLPNPHYSAPPQLAPQPPPYNPYDQTYGGPSVNYTHQQQIPLYDPNPNPNPNSTTSNTSSYSTNLYPPPPPSDYGNSYLTGSNYGNYVDQGMHGGGGGGGGEMRSEVAPRYDYGGGLQDGGTESGVYRYSGSKTEPYGARGTGSASSGGSKSSSGALFDDYGRPIAFGDRKQQHNSLPQSAKIVKAAPKVESQQDMGSGVLKFRVKLLQESAGQIDMDILCQIGLDGIRLLDPTNYRTLRIYALDNITRWDVLDSYIFAFWAKSSVDADAKRIRLKSNSYTTNNILDAVTAASIQFKEIGNSFKSPDPKGSDQQSEKKKGLVDWMNIIKPKIEEKDHWVPDEAVKKCTSCAADFGAFMRRHHCRNCGDIFCDKCTQGRVTLTADDDAQTVRVCDRCMAEVTQRLANSKDRAAHVSPLQSHEDLARKLKEEMEKNRRSSTGFKSEGGGSGKRMKEVACPTCTVHLQVQVPASGSETIECSVCQHPFLVNSY, encoded by the exons atgaatcaaAGCGATGCAGCAAGCTCTCCCTTTTATCAATATTACAACAATTCCCACTTACACAatcctaaccctaaccctaccACTCCCACCACCGACGCCCATATGAATTCcaactcctcctcctccttcccAGCTACATTCGCTTCTGCCCCTCCGTTCTCCTCTTCTTTCGCTCCctccgatcatcatcatcaacaatcGCCTTActcatcttcttcctcctctgCCCCTGCCTATCCTCCTCAATACGCTCCCCCCGACCACGCCTCCTTCCACCCCAATCCTACTTCTCATTTACCCAATCCTCATTATTCCGCCCCTCCTCAACTCGCTCCCCAACCACCCCCCTACAATCCTTACGATCAGACTTACGGGGGTCCATCAGTCAACTATACCCACCAACAACAAATTCCTCTTTACGATCCCAATCCCAATCCAAACCCCAATTCAACTACTTCCAACACTTCTTCTTATTCAACCAATTTGTATCCCCCTCCCCCGCCCTCTGATTACGGGAATTCCTATCTCACTGGATCGAATTACGGCAACTATGTCGATCAAGGGATGCACGGAGGaggcggtggtggtggtggtgagaTGCGGTCAGAAGTAGCTCCACGATACGATTATGGAGGAGGGTTACAGGATGGTGGGACTGAAAGTGGTGTTTATCGTTACAGTGGATCTAAGACGGAGCCCTATGGTGCGAGAGGGACTGGCAGTGCCAGCAGCGGCGGCTCAAAGTCTTCTTCTGGTGCGCTTTTTGATGATTATGGGAGACCGATTGCGTTTGGGGATAGGAAACAGCAGCATAATTCACTGCCACAGTCCGCCAAGATTGTCAAGGCAGCCCCAAAGGTAGAGTCCCAGCAGGATATGGGTAGTGGGGTGCTGAAGTTCCGTGTCAAGCTCTTGCAAGAAAGCGCAGGACAGATCGACATGGATATACTTTGCCAG ATTGGTTTGGATGGGATTCGGCTTCTTGATCCTACAAATTACAGGACTTTAAGAATTTATGCACTTGATAACATCACAAGATGGGAT GTCCTGGATTCTTATATATTTGCCTTTTGGGCTAAGAGCTCAGTGGATGCCGATGCTAAACGTATCCGACTAAAATCGAACAGCTATACCACGAACAACATTCTGGATGCAGTAACAGCGGCCAGCATTCAG TTCAAGGAGATTGGTAATAGTTTCAAGTCTCCTGATCCCAAGGGCTCAGATCAACAATCTGAGAAGAAAAAGGGGTTAGTTGATTGGATGAATATTATTAAACCAAAAATAGAGGAGAAAGATCATTGG GTTCCTGATGAAGCAGTTAAAAAGTGCACCTCATGTGCTGCTGATTTTGGGGCTTTTATGAGAAGG CACCACTGTAGGAATTGCGGAGATATTTTCTGTGACAAGTGTACCCAGGGAAGGGTCACCCTTACTGCAGATGATGATGCCCAAACAGTTCGAGTTTGTGACCGCTGCATG GCGGAAGTTACTCAAAGGTTGGCTAATAGTAAGGATAGAGCTGCCCATGTTTCCCCATTGCAGAGCCATGAGGATTTGGCTAGAAAACTCAAG GAAGAAATGGAGAAGAATCGCAGGAGCTCTACAG
- the LOC124921252 gene encoding calmodulin-lysine N-methyltransferase: MESGESAKVSSLRWGILRRALLHRSATKPTDDRSNATHKRISRKSAKGFNLLPFCFTRKSPDGNESGSRDVCLRFTLPVTGSPSICLYQRMDDDVPDLQDFEICNKYNIDNTGLVCRWPSEDVLAYYCLNHPDIFRSKTVIELGSGYGLAGLVIGAINKATKVTITDGNPQVVDYIQHNINVNSDVFGSTEVTSMLLHWNECDTVDISGTFDVIVASDCTFFKEFHKGLARTVKSLLRRDSASEAIFFNPKRGDSLDKFITEIKENGLQFTLTENYDPEVWKLHQEFVDGTNNESWPNYQTDHCYPLLLRITL, from the exons ATGGAATCTGGAGAAAGCGCAAAGGTTTCATCTTTAAGATGGGGGATTCTTCGCCGTGCTCTTCTTCATCGTTCGGCAACTAAACCCACAG ATGATCGATCTAATGCGACCCATAAACGCATTTCTAGGAAGTCTGCTAAGGGCTTTAACTTGTTACCTTTCTGCTTCACAAGAAAATCTCCAGACGGCAATGAAAGTGGCTCTAGAGATGTTTGTTTGCGCTTTACATTACCCGTCACTGGTTCCCCGTCAATCTGTCTATA TCAGAGGATGGATGATGATGTACCAGACCTTCAAGATTTTGAGATTTGTAACAAATACAACATTGACAACACTGGTCTTGTTT GTCGTTGGCCATCTGAAGATGTACTAGCCTATTATTGTTTGAATCATCCAGACATATTCAG gTCCAAAACTGTTATTGAGCTTGGATCTGGTTATGGCCTAGCTGGGTTAGTCATTGGAGCAATCAACAAAGCCACAAAAGTAACAATAACAGATGGAAACCCTCAAGTTGTTGATT ATATTCAGCATAACATAAATGTCAATTCAGACGTTTTTGGCAGTACTGAAGTCACTTCTATGCTTCTGCATTGGAATGAATGTGATACAGTTGATATTTCTGGAACCTTTGATGTCATTGTTGCAAGTGACTG TACTTTCTTCAAGGAGTTTCACAAAGGCCTTGCACGAACTGTGAAGTCGTTGTTGAGAAGAGACTCTGCATCAGAAGCTATATTCTTTAACCCCAAAAGAGGCGACTCATTGGATAAGTTTATAacagaaataaaagaaaatggaTTGCAGTTCACCTTAACTGAGAACTATGACCCAGAAGTATGGAAGCTTCATCAGGAATTCGTCGATGGTACTAACAATGAATCATGGCCCAACTACCAGACAGATCATTGCTATCCGTTATTGCTCAGAATCACTCTATGA
- the LOC124919744 gene encoding rac-like GTP-binding protein RHO1, producing the protein MSASRFIKCVTVGDGAVGKTCLLISYTSNTFPTDYVPTVFDNFSANVVVNGNTINLGLWDTAGQEDYNRLRPLSYRGADVFILAFSLISKASYENVSKKWIPELMHYAPGVPIILVGTKLDLRDDNQYFLDHPGAVPITTVQGEELKKLIEAPDYIECSSKSQQNVKAVFDAAIKVILQPPKQKKKKSKVQACSIL; encoded by the exons ATGAGTGCTTCAAGGTTTATAAAATGTGTCACTGTTGGTGATGGCGCTGTTGGTAAGACCTGTCTTCTGATTTCTTACACGAGCAACACCTTTCCTACG GATTACGTGCCTACTGTCTTTGACAATTTCAGTGCAAATGTTGTTGTCAATGGGAACACCATCAATCTCGGATTATGGGATACAGCAG GACAAGAGGATTACAATAGACTTAGACCATTGAGTTACAGAGGAGCAGATGTTTTCATTTTGGCATTCTCTTTGATTAGCAAGGCTAGCTATGAAAATGTTTCCAAAAAG TGGATTCCAGAATTGATGCATTATGCTCCTGGAGTTCCTATAATCCTTGTTGGGACCAAACTCG ATCTACGGGATGATAACCAATACTTTTTAGATCATCCTGGTGCTGTTCCAATTACAACTGTTCAG GGAGAGGAACTAAAGAAGCTAATTGAGGCTCCAGATTACATTGAATGCAGTTCCAAATCACAGCAG AATGTGAAGGCTGTGTTTGATGCTGCAATCAAGGTTATCCTCCAGCCACCAAagcagaagaagaaaaaatcaaaAGTCCAAGCTTGCTCCATATTGTAA